One window of Apteryx mantelli isolate bAptMan1 chromosome 8, bAptMan1.hap1, whole genome shotgun sequence genomic DNA carries:
- the KANK4 gene encoding KN motif and ankyrin repeat domain-containing protein 4 codes for MEKTDANDQPPKSNGDKDQPRSLPYSVETPYGFHLDLDFLKYVDDIEKGNTIRRVHIHRKAKQPKFSTLPRNFSLPESGSRAYASAPSKSWTATYSFAQRKASLGAEETPRPLVPSELPPSAAAPEEPSYRRKALLGETMRQAELVQPEEEQASNRGRPQLLRASSMPATLPPGQSAEEESQVPSPLLAPSQPSDDKGCSESPFSPAKEAPLSPLSDSFTSNPPQETQLEQQAAAQKSEQPGRQQVKVAAVLERQPGDLSKMPSPWQSQHPAAQQLQVVVESRGEECGASGAHSWSELAKDGSASTSALQLADENKNHEKRELSISEIMPDALRKAEDRSIWAGENKENWSPQPLLCDTVEASRIAALKRQIAILEEQLSSKKEELEQIRVVLKQQDNEIKEKEKSIKLLASSKAQLEEKLCWENTRETRPLAKQGGGALQYYDAAVNTELMQTNRSKKGHDKGINVNIQISTQSIGCGVHRADNMNSQAKELSSKLARRDQGLADVHAGVSGEGPEHFAKHAETEADIEPALHAPCLTELKIDEHLSDDNQNKRNNSDTQSLAAHAMTAESYQGTKFESNTGESKPVCGEDIKQDVMEEEGHPNQEDFSAVDPIGQYVKKIQELLQEQWMCLEHGYPELASAIKQPASKLSSIQNQLVNSLNSLLSAYSTQGPADKENSNTQYQQLEISPTTSLKSIMKKKGYGFHAGGNGTKKNLQFVGVNGGYETTSSEDTSCEDSPLEGDSDSETERKSDGSEHRQPKAASESDPAALGPSPQEGCEDDGLQEPAATVTASTQHGTDRCKTSEDFLTDCQLLSKHLSETRTPSDEHLGCVPAAVSEEWFRVSSRKSSSPEAVAAYLEAFGTAHPQLLEAVVNLADGNGNTALHYSVSHSNFPVAKLLLDTGVCDVDRPNKAGYTAVMITPLASAETREDMEVVTKLLKAGNVNVRASQGGQTALMLGISHDREDMVKALLSCRADVNLPDEQGTTALMVACQQGNADIVRLLLAQPGCDVARTDKDGNSALALAQRSAHVEIAALLRAHAEQSQAAPE; via the exons ATGGAGAAGACAGATG CAAATGACCAGCCACCTAAATCCAATGGGGACAAAGACCAGCCCCGAAGCCTGCCCTACTCCGTTGAAACACCCTATGGCTTTCACTTAGACCTGGACTTTCTGAAATACGTGGATGACATTGAGAAAGGAAACACCATCAGAAGGGTTCACATCCACCGGAAAGCCAAGCAGCCAAAATTCAGCACACTGCCCCGAAATTTCAGCCTGCCAGAGAGCGGTTCCCGTGCGTACGCCTCCGCTCCCAGCAAAAGCTGGACCGCAACCTACTCATTTGCACAACGGAAGGCATCGTTAGGGGCAGAAGAAACTCCCCGTCCCCTGGTACCCAGTGAgctgcctccatctgcagctgctCCAGAAGAGCCAAGTTACCGAAGAAAAGCCCTTTTAGGCGAGACAATGAGGCAAGCCGAGCTTGTGCAGCCGGAAGAGGAGCAGGCCAGCAATCGGGGGAGGCCCCAGCTGCTCCGGGCCTCCAGCATGCCAGCCACACTCCCGCCCGGCCAAAGCGCGGAGGAGGAGAGTCAGGTGCCTTCTCCGCTCTTGGCACCTTCTCAGCCCTCTGATGACAAAGGCTGCTCAGAAAGTCCCTTTAGCCCTGCAAAGGAGGCACCGCTTTCACCCCTCTCTGACAGCTTCACATCAAATCCCCCCCAAGAGACGCAATTGGAGCAACAAGCAGCGGCGCAGAAGAGCGAGCAGCCTGGGCGGCAGCAGGTTAAAGTCGCTGCTGTGCTAGAGCGCCAGCCAGGAGACCTCTCGAAGATGCCATCTCCATGGCAAAGCCAGCACCCCGCAGCGCAGCAGCTGCAGGTGGTTGTGGAGAGCCGGGGAGAGGAATGTGGTGCATCAGGAGCACACAGCTGGTCTGAATTAGCCAAGGATGGATCCGCCTCAACCAGTGCCctccagcttgctgatgaaaacaaGAACCATGAGAAAAGGGAATTAAGCATAAGTGAAATCATGCCagatgcactgaggaaagctGAAGACAGAAGTATCTGGGCTGGAGAGAACAAGGAGAATTGGAGCCCTCAGCCTTTGCTTTGTGATACAGTTGAGGCCAGCAGGATCGCAGCACTGAAACGGCAGATTGCTATTCTGGAGGAGCAGCTAAGCAGCAAAAAAGAAGAACTTGAACAGATCAGGGTAGTGCTGAAGCAGCAAGATAATGAGatcaaggaaaaggagaaaagtattAAGTTACTAGCAAgctccaaagctcagctggaagaGAAACTGTGCTGGGAAAATACCAGAGAAACCAGGCCGCTGGCCAAGCAGGGCGGTGGCGCTTTGCAATACTATGACGCTGCGGTGAACACTGAACTCATGCAGACAAACAGGTCCAAGAAAGGCCACGACAAAGGCATCAATGTAAATATCCAAATCTCTACACAATCCATAGGCTGCGGTGTTCACAGAGCAGACAATATGAACTCGCAGGCTAAGGAGTTAAGCAGTAAGTTGGCCCGGAGAGATCAGGGACTGGCAGACGTTCACGCTGGTGTCAGTGGAGAAGGACCTGAACATTTTGCCAAACACGCAGAGACTGAAGCAGATATTGAGCCTGCCCTTCATGCACCATGCCTCACTGAGCTGAAGATTGATGAACATCTCAGTGATGacaatcaaaataaaagaaataactcTGATACCCAGAGTCTTGCTGCTCatgcaatgactgcagaaagctACCAAGGAACAAAATTTGAGTCAAACACAGGTGAAAGCAAGCCAGTCTGTGGCGAGGATATAAAGCAAGATGTGATGGAAGAGGAGGGTCACCCTAACCAAGAAGATTTTTCTGCTGTAGACCCCATTGGCCAATACGTTAAAAAAATCCAGGAGCTCTTGCAAGAGCAGTGGATGTGTTTGGAGCACGGCTATCCGGAGTTAGCAAGTGCTATTAAACAGCCTGCCTCGAAGCTTAGCTCCATTCAGAACCAATTAGTTAATTCCTTAAACTCATTGTTATCTGCCTACTCTACACAAGGGCCAGCAGATAAGGAGAATTCGAACACACAGTATCAACAGTTGG AAATCTCTCCAACCACAAGTCTTAAATCTATCATGAAAAAGAAAGGTTATGGTTTCCATGCAGGAGGCAATGGGACCAAAAAGAATCTTCAGTTTGTTGGGGTAAATGGTGG TTATGAAACGACCTCAAGTGAAGACACAAGCTGTGAAGACAGCCCACTGGAAGGGGATTCGGACAGTGAGACGGAGAGAAAATCGGACGGTTCAGAGCACAGACAGCCAAAAGCTGCGAGCGAGAGCGATCCCGCTGCCTTGGGGCCCTCCCCGCAGGAGGGATGCGAGGACGATGGGCTGCAGGAGCCAGCGGCAACAGTGACAGCCAGCACGCAGCACGGGACTGACAG atGCAAAACCTCTGAAGATTTCCTTACCGACTGCCAACTACTCAGCAAACACCTCTCAGAAACAAGGACCCCAAGCGACGAGCATCTG GGCTGCGTCCCAGCCGCTGTCTCCGAGGAGTGGTTCCGCGTGTCGAGCCGGAAATCCTCCAGCCCTGAGGCCGTCGCAGCCTATCTCGAAGCCTTCGGGACGGCCCATCCGCAGCTCCTGGAGGCGGTCGTGAACCTGGCCGACGGGAACGGGAACACCGCGCTCCACTACAGCGTCTCCCACTCCAACTTCCCCGTCGCGAAGCTGCTGCTAGACACAG GGGTGTGCGACGTGGACCGCCCCAACAAGGCCGGGTACACCGCCGTGATGATCACGCCGCTGGCCTCCGCCGAGACCCGCGAGGACATGGAGGTGGTGACGAAGCTGCTGAAGGCAGGAAACGTGAACGTACGAGCGAGCCAG